The Flavobacterium faecale genome has a segment encoding these proteins:
- a CDS encoding GxxExxY protein gives MPLLHEELTNVIIKTFYEVYNELGYGFLEKVYQNALCIELRNKNLVVEPEKRIAVYYKEQQVGDYVVDLIVENKVLLELKAVDHINEQYENQILNYLRATDCELGLLMNFGPKPEFKRKVFENNRKRRK, from the coding sequence ATGCCTTTACTACACGAAGAACTTACAAATGTTATCATCAAGACCTTTTATGAAGTCTACAATGAGTTGGGATATGGTTTTTTGGAAAAAGTATATCAAAACGCTTTATGTATAGAATTAAGAAATAAAAATTTAGTAGTAGAACCTGAAAAAAGAATAGCGGTCTATTATAAAGAACAGCAAGTCGGTGATTACGTAGTTGACCTAATAGTTGAGAACAAAGTATTATTGGAATTAAAAGCAGTTGATCACATAAATGAACAATATGAAAATCAAATACTCAATTATCTTCGGGCAACAGATTGTGAATTAGGATTACTAATGAATTTTGGTCCAAAACCAGAGTTTAAAAGAAAAGTATTCGAAAACAATAGAAAGCGAAGAAAATAA
- the proB gene encoding glutamate 5-kinase: MKKRILLKIGSNTLTRETNHISRGKIEDIGVQIAALKEEYEFIIVSSGAIAAAKQFVKLDNNDQEVFVKQALASIGQPHLMRIYHENFSDLGLHTSQCLLSYSDFEKENTKVNIVNTINVLVKNNYIPIINENDTVATDEIKFGDNDKLAALTAVLLNVDILIIATNTNGIYTKATFQDKNPETISIVTDLNLMQQEVGDSKSSHGTGGMQSKIEAAAIAKAANIETWIVNGLNDNFILNAINNTIPFTKIV; this comes from the coding sequence ATGAAAAAAAGAATTTTACTAAAAATAGGAAGCAACACACTCACCAGAGAAACCAATCATATTTCGAGAGGAAAGATTGAAGATATTGGTGTCCAAATTGCTGCGTTAAAAGAGGAATACGAATTTATAATTGTGAGTTCGGGTGCGATTGCAGCGGCCAAGCAATTTGTAAAATTGGACAATAACGATCAAGAAGTTTTTGTGAAGCAAGCGCTTGCTTCGATCGGGCAGCCTCATTTGATGCGGATATACCATGAAAATTTTAGCGACTTGGGTTTACACACATCGCAATGCCTACTCTCCTATTCTGATTTCGAAAAAGAAAATACCAAAGTCAATATTGTCAATACAATAAATGTGTTGGTTAAAAATAATTATATTCCGATCATCAATGAAAATGATACGGTAGCTACGGACGAAATTAAATTTGGTGACAACGATAAATTAGCAGCATTAACGGCTGTATTGCTGAATGTTGACATTTTAATTATCGCTACCAATACCAACGGAATCTATACCAAAGCTACTTTTCAGGATAAAAATCCAGAAACGATTTCGATTGTAACAGATTTGAATTTAATGCAACAAGAAGTAGGCGACTCAAAATCATCACATGGAACTGGTGGTATGCAGTCTAAGATTGAAGCTGCCGCAATAGCCAAAGCTGCCAATATTGAAACTTGGATTGTGAATGGGTTAAATGACAACTTTATTTTGAATGCTATAAATAATACAATACCTTTTACTAAGATTGTGTAG
- a CDS encoding glutamate-5-semialdehyde dehydrogenase, translating into MNKILPIEKRNAVLTTMAALLEPERENLKAINQQDLANYNGEDLAMEKRLLVDDAKVDGMILSMQQLASQEDPVGQVRFTFTHENGMKISNKTAAFGTILIIYESRPDVTVEAGGIAFKSGNKILLKGGKESLLSNQKIVSLWHQALESNGVATEWVEYLNYDRAQTQAFLEKPTQKVDLIVPRGGEKLIEFTKKFATCPVIVSGRGNNFVYVNQSADLKKAMDIIINGKTTNIGVCNALDKVVIDTKVPNWESFAKELVTELQKFNVEVLGDSAFAKATQVPEIENEAIWYEEFLNYKIVIGVVNSDEEAIAKINKYCGGHSASIITEVADDAQVFMENVDAASVYHNASTRFTDGGQFGLGGELAISTDKLHQRGPIGLQHLVTNKWYVYGDGQIR; encoded by the coding sequence ATGAACAAAATACTTCCAATCGAAAAAAGAAATGCTGTTTTAACTACAATGGCGGCTTTATTAGAGCCAGAAAGAGAAAACCTAAAAGCGATTAACCAGCAAGATTTAGCCAACTACAACGGTGAAGATTTGGCTATGGAGAAACGTTTATTGGTTGATGATGCCAAAGTGGACGGCATGATCCTTTCAATGCAACAATTGGCTAGTCAGGAAGACCCTGTTGGACAAGTTCGGTTCACGTTTACACACGAGAACGGAATGAAAATCAGCAATAAAACTGCCGCTTTTGGAACTATTTTAATCATATACGAATCGCGCCCAGACGTCACTGTCGAAGCGGGAGGAATCGCTTTTAAGTCGGGAAACAAAATCTTGTTGAAAGGCGGAAAAGAATCATTGCTTTCGAACCAAAAAATTGTGAGCCTTTGGCACCAAGCATTAGAGAGTAATGGCGTTGCTACAGAATGGGTTGAATACCTAAATTATGATAGAGCACAAACGCAAGCATTCCTAGAAAAACCAACGCAAAAAGTCGATTTAATCGTTCCTCGTGGTGGCGAAAAACTAATTGAATTCACCAAAAAGTTCGCTACTTGCCCAGTAATTGTAAGCGGTCGTGGAAATAACTTTGTTTATGTGAATCAATCTGCCGACTTGAAAAAAGCGATGGACATCATCATTAACGGAAAAACAACCAATATTGGAGTTTGCAATGCTCTTGACAAGGTTGTAATAGATACTAAAGTTCCGAATTGGGAAAGTTTTGCAAAAGAATTGGTGACCGAATTGCAAAAATTCAATGTAGAAGTTTTGGGAGATAGCGCCTTTGCAAAAGCGACTCAGGTTCCAGAAATCGAAAATGAAGCAATTTGGTACGAAGAGTTTTTGAATTATAAAATTGTAATTGGGGTCGTAAATTCTGATGAAGAAGCGATTGCTAAAATTAATAAATATTGTGGCGGTCACTCTGCTTCGATCATTACAGAGGTTGCAGATGATGCGCAAGTATTCATGGAGAATGTAGACGCAGCATCTGTATATCACAATGCTTCGACTCGTTTTACCGATGGTGGACAATTTGGTTTAGGTGGCGAATTGGCCATCAGTACCGACAAATTACACCAACGTGGACCAATTGGTTTACAGCATTTGGTAACCAACAAATGGTACGTTTACGGGGATGGACAAATAAGATAG
- a CDS encoding PDDEXK nuclease domain-containing protein, whose product MNLENTYKPWLKSIKQKIKFAQLTVAVKVNSQLMELYWDLAKDIVSKQKEANWGDSVLEQLSIDLKLSFPDISGFSRRNLYAIRQWYLFYESIDSIVPQAVAQIPWGHNRLIISKIKNTDEAIFYANATVQNGWSREQLEIQIKNNFFLSKGKAVTNFKNTLPEFESQLAIETLKNPYNFDFLGLENDALEREIESAMMQHITSFLLELGKGFAFVGRQYAIQVGENNYAIDLLFYHLELRCYIVLELKSGKFKPEYAGKLNFYLSAIDSQLKHPQDNPSIGLILCKHKDKIEAEYSIRDIQKPIGISEYQLTQALPKNYQSKLPTVEQIELELNDL is encoded by the coding sequence ATGAATTTAGAAAACACCTATAAACCATGGCTCAAATCAATTAAGCAAAAAATAAAATTTGCTCAATTGACGGTTGCGGTTAAGGTAAACTCTCAGCTCATGGAATTGTATTGGGATTTGGCGAAAGACATTGTCAGCAAGCAAAAAGAAGCAAACTGGGGAGATTCAGTTTTAGAACAATTATCGATAGATTTAAAGTTGAGTTTTCCTGATATTAGTGGTTTTTCGAGACGAAATTTATATGCTATTCGCCAATGGTACTTATTTTATGAGTCTATCGATTCAATTGTGCCACAGGCTGTGGCACAAATTCCTTGGGGACATAATAGGTTAATTATTTCGAAAATAAAAAATACTGATGAAGCTATTTTTTATGCAAATGCAACTGTACAAAACGGTTGGAGCAGAGAACAACTCGAAATTCAAATAAAAAACAACTTTTTTCTATCAAAAGGAAAAGCAGTAACTAATTTCAAGAATACTTTACCAGAGTTCGAGTCTCAATTAGCAATTGAAACTTTGAAAAACCCTTATAACTTTGATTTTTTAGGATTAGAAAATGACGCATTAGAAAGAGAGATTGAATCTGCAATGATGCAGCATATCACAAGCTTTTTATTGGAGCTTGGTAAAGGTTTTGCTTTTGTGGGTAGACAATATGCAATTCAAGTTGGAGAAAATAATTACGCAATTGATTTGCTTTTTTATCATTTAGAATTGCGTTGTTACATTGTTTTAGAGTTAAAATCAGGAAAATTTAAACCTGAATATGCAGGTAAACTAAATTTTTATTTATCTGCAATTGATAGTCAATTAAAACATCCACAAGACAATCCGTCTATTGGATTGATTCTTTGCAAACATAAAGATAAAATTGAAGCGGAGTACTCAATTCGTGATATTCAAAAACCAATCGGAATAAGCGAATATCAACTAACACAGGCATTGCCTAAAAATTATCAAAGCAAATTGCCAACAGTTGAACAAATAGAATTAGAATTGAATGATTTATAA
- a CDS encoding N-acetylornithine carbamoyltransferase, with amino-acid sequence MNYISVQNINNLSDWVKDALKIKKNPLKNKKLGKHKTLGMLFFNPSLRTRLSTQKAALNLGMNVMVMNFTNEGWTLEFEDGAIMNKGASEHIKEAAEVVSQYCDIVAIRAFAGLVDKEKDNAETVLAGFLKYATVPIVNMEGCTGHPLQSLADAITMEEHKTAHRPKVVLSWAPHPRALPQAVANSFVEMMQLQDADFVITHPEGYELNPEITKDSKIEYDQDKAFENADFIYTKNWSNYNDYGKITNSDPNWTVNAAKMALTNNAKFMHCLPVRRNVVVADEVLDSENSIVIEQANNRTYAAQLVLQKILKNEQ; translated from the coding sequence ATGAATTACATCTCAGTACAAAACATCAACAACCTATCAGACTGGGTTAAAGATGCCTTGAAAATCAAAAAAAATCCCTTAAAGAATAAGAAACTAGGAAAACATAAAACCCTCGGAATGTTGTTTTTTAATCCAAGTCTACGTACGCGTTTAAGCACGCAAAAAGCAGCCTTGAATTTAGGAATGAATGTCATGGTCATGAACTTCACCAATGAGGGATGGACGTTGGAGTTTGAAGATGGAGCCATTATGAACAAAGGGGCATCTGAACATATCAAAGAAGCAGCAGAAGTTGTTTCACAATACTGCGATATTGTTGCCATCAGAGCTTTTGCCGGTTTGGTAGACAAAGAAAAAGACAACGCCGAAACCGTTTTGGCAGGTTTCTTAAAATATGCAACTGTGCCAATCGTGAACATGGAAGGTTGTACAGGTCACCCACTACAATCCCTTGCAGATGCAATCACAATGGAAGAGCACAAAACCGCACACAGACCAAAAGTAGTACTGTCATGGGCACCTCACCCAAGAGCATTGCCACAAGCGGTAGCCAACTCTTTTGTAGAAATGATGCAGTTGCAAGATGCTGATTTTGTAATTACCCATCCCGAAGGATATGAACTAAATCCTGAAATCACAAAGGATTCAAAAATAGAATACGATCAAGACAAAGCATTTGAGAATGCCGATTTTATCTATACCAAAAACTGGAGTAATTACAACGACTACGGTAAAATAACCAATTCTGACCCAAATTGGACGGTCAATGCAGCAAAAATGGCTTTGACAAACAATGCTAAATTCATGCACTGCTTACCTGTGCGTCGTAACGTTGTTGTAGCTGACGAAGTCTTGGATAGCGAAAACTCCATTGTAATCGAACAAGCAAATAATAGAACCTATGCGGCACAATTGGTGCTTCAAAAAATATTGAAAAATGAGCAATAA